The region ATCCTCCTTGCCCTTGGGAAGGTCCGGAGCCAGCACGATGGCCGGTGGGGCAGGTTCAATGACGTCGGCCTCAGTGCTGTCGGCCTCAACTGCAGTGTCCTCGGCCGGAGCAGCCGGGTCGGCAGCCCCTGAACCGGCACGGTCGTCAGCGTCGCTGAGGCTGGCCTGCGGTTCCTGAACAGCCGTGTCGTCCTGCCCGTTGGGTGTCTCGTCAGCATCGGCCAGAGGCTCAGGCAGATTCAGCACATCCGGCAATACCGGCAGATTCGGCGCGTCCGGCCCGGAGCTGACCGGCGTGGGCAGCGTGACCTGTGGGTGCGGAGGCTGGTTGCTGAACACGATTTCGGGTTCCCAGGTTTCCTCGGTGGCCGGAACAGGCGCGGCCGACTGGAGAGGCGCCGTGTCGGCTGCTGCTTGCGGAGCCTCAAAGGTAAAGCGCTCAGGCTCGGCAGGTCTGTCCGGTCCCGCCTGGTTGGGCTGATCACCGCGTGAAAAGCGTCCCGGGCGGTCCCCACCACGCCGGAAAGCGTCCCGGCGTCCCCCGTCACGGCCCGCATCTCGGCGCCCATCGAAGCGGTGATCCCGGCGGTCCTCCCGGCGTCCTTCATCACGGCGCCCTTCGTCCCGGCGCGGCTCACCCTGCTGCTGCTCGTCCCGGCGTCCTTCTTCTGGGCGCCTTCCCTCCACACGCGAGGCTTCAGGACGGGCCGGTTCACGTCGCTCGGGCTGGCGCAGATCAGCGGCGCCGTGCAGCATGGCCAGGGCGACGTCTGCTTCCTGGAGCCCGGGGGTCAGCAGCACGCCGCCCGGAACGCTGCGTGCTGCTGCCAGCACGCCACCCAGAGCCTGCGGAGTATCAGACGCTGCGTCGGGCGCCAGCAGCAGCGCGGTGGGTCCAGCGCCCTGCGCCGCGCCGCCCAGACGCTCGGCAAGCTGCACGGTTGTGCGGGCAGCCCGGGCCAGACGCAGCGGCAGGGTAGCCACGTCGCGCAGCACCAGGGCCACGCTCAGATCGCTGGGTGGTGCTCCCGCCGCCTCAGGGGCGCGCCCTGTTCCGAACAGCACAGCCAGTGGAGCGTCGGCATGGCCGCTGAGCGTGACACTGTCGCGGTACACCACCAGATCAGCGCCAGCGGCGAACCAGCTGCTTCCGGGCGCCAGGGTGGCGTCCACCACGACCCGGACGCCCGCCCGGCGGGCACGCTCCAGGGTCTCGGCGTCAGGTTCCAGCAGCCACACGGCGCGGGCGCCCCGCCATTCGGCATCCAGGCCAGCCACCGCCAGGCCAGCCCCGGCCAGGGCCTCACGGTTGACGCGCACCCGGGAATCCACCCGCAGGGTTCCGCCACCCACCAGGCTGGCCAGCTGCCGTGCCAGGGCATCTTCCCCCGAGAGCAGCAGCCCCCAGTCCGCCCCTTCCAGCGCCGCGAGAGCGCCGGCCAGACGGGCGTGCGGGTCACCCCGCTCGGCATGCAGGAGCACCAGGCGTGCGTCGGGTCGGGACGAGCGGGAATCGGTCATCCTGCTATTTTGCCGCATGCAGCCCCTGGCTGGTCCGGGAACCGGATTTTGACCCAAGACGTATTTCCCGACATGAGATTATTTGTCCTGACAGCCCTTCTGCTTTCCGCTCCTGCTGCTGCCCAGGGAAACGCGCCGGCTACCGTGCCGGTCAGTGCGTCGGCCGCAACCTTACGCGTTACCGCGGCGGTCGGCACCACAGTGGAGATGCAGACCACGACCCAGTCGCGCATGACGATGGGGAAGGTCGAAGTCACGGCCGCGCCGGGGCGGCAGGTGTCAGCAGCGAAATTGCAGGCCATGCAGCAGGAGTTCAGCCGTGGCATGGCTGGCGCGGATGTTCCAGCCATGACCGGCAAGCTGTTCGTGAAAGTAGCAGCCCGGGCCGCAGACGGTTCAGTCACTCTGCTGACCAGCATGATCCAGAACATTCCCGGTGAGAAGACGCCACTGACCCTGCGTGTAACGCAGCAGGTCGCGCCGGATGGCAGCATCACCGGCCTGAGCATGGACTCGGATCACCCCATGATGAAACCTCTGCTGTCTGGATTGACCCCCGAGAAACTCAGGCAGATTGCCAGCCAGAGCGGCGCTGACCACACAGGAATCTATGGCCTGCCGCTGGTGAAAGGCTCCGTACATACGCAGACAGCGACCCTGGACCTGCAGGAGATCATGAGCGCGGTGTTGCAGGGCATTGCCGGCCAGGACCCGGAGGTGGCCGCTGCACTGGGCGACCTGAAGTCCAGCTTCTTGAAAACCACCACAACAACCACCTACTCTGGACTTAACGCGCAGGGGCTGCACACCTTCATGGTCTCGGGCCGGGCCGGCGGCTACCGGATGAGCCTGGGCGGCCAGGGTGGACTGCCCGCCATGACAATGGAACTGAAAAACCTGCAGACTTCAGGCAGCAGCACCTACCGTCCGGACGGATTGCCGGGGCTCATGACCCAGCAGTCCACCATGCAGATGGTCATGACCATGCAGATGGACGACGTGGTCGTGACCATGCCCATGACCATGACGCAGACCCTCACTGCCCGTCCACGCTGACCGGCCGGGTTCTGTCTCACGGGCATCGTGCCCTGGAGCGGGAGCCACCAGTCGGCACAGCCCCGGCATTACAAACGCCCCCCGCCTTTCACGCCATGCTGAGGAGCACGGAGGTTGCAGCTTATGGCGCGGATAACGCGGTACAGCAAGTTCGAGGGGGAACTGGATCAGCTTGAAAGCAGTGAGCTGATGCAGATGATTCAAGAAGCGCTGCTGGGGCAGGGCATGAATGATCCCTACGACCCCGACCCCAACGCGCGCCCCAGCATGGATGATCTGTTCGACGCAATTCTGGAGGCGCTGGCCGAGCGGGGCATGATTCCCGAAGATCAGCTGCTGGAGGCCATGCAGTCCGACGACGTGCGCGAGACCCAACTCGGTCAGCAGATTCAGCGCCTGATGGACAAGCTGCAGCAGGACGGGTTTATTCGCAAGGAGTTTGATGACGCTGACGGTCAGGGCGGCGCAGGACAGGGCGGCGAGGCAACCTTTCAGCTGACCGACAAGAGCATCGATTTCCTGGGCTACAAAAGCCTGCGTGATCTCATGGGCGGCCTGGGCCGCAGCAGTGCGGGTGCCCACGACACCCGTGAGTACGCCTCGGGCGTCGAAATGAGCGGGGAGCTCAAAAGCTACGAGTTCGGGGACACCATGAACCTGGACACCACGGCCACGCTGGGCAACGTGATTTCCAAGGGCTTTGATCAGCTGGAGGAATCGGATCTGGTGATCCGCCAGGCCGAGTACAACTCCTCGGCGGCCACGGTGGTGATGCTGGACTGCTCGCACTCCATGATCCTGTACGGTGAGGACCGCTTTACACCGGCCAAGCAGGTGGCCCTGGCCCTGGCGCACCTGATCCGCACCCAGTACCCCGGCGACACCCTGAAGTTCGTGCTGTTTCACGACAGCGCCGAGGAGGTGCCGGTCAGCAAGCTGGCGCAGGCGCAGATCGGTCCGTACCACACCAATACTGCCGGTGGCCTGAGGCTGGCGCAGCAGCTCCTGAAGCGCGAGAACAAGGACATGAAGCAGATCGTGATGATCACCGACGGTAAGCCCTCGGCCCTCACGCTGCCGGACGGCCGCATCTACAAGAACGCCTACGGCCTGGACCCCTACGTGCTGGGCGCCACCCTGCGCGAGGTCGCCAACTGCAGGCGCAGCGGCATTCAGGTCAACACCTTCATGCTGGCGCGCGACCCGGAACTGGTGGGGTTCGTGCGGCGGGTCTCGGAAATGACGCGTGGCAAGGCCTACTTCACCACGCCGCAGAACATCGGTCAGTACGTGCTGATGGACTTCGTGACCAACAAGACCAAGATGGTGAATTAGCGGCAACAGGAAGGGGAGGCACACCGGTGTGCCTCCCCTTCTTTATGGCGGTCTCAGCCCATCTTGATGTACATCGGTGGCTTGATGCCCAGCATGCGGGCCATCATCCACACCTGTCCCTTGTGATGGGCCTCGTGGCTGACCATGGCGTCAAGCAACGCGGCTGCCGGCATCTCGCGGCCCCCGAAGGCGACCACACGGCGTTCCAGATCCTCCGGGCCCATGGCGCGGATAGCCCTGGCAATCTGCTCACCGGTCGTTTCCAGACGGCCCCGGGCCTCCTGCAGTGTGGCGCTGCTGGCCACGGCCCCCGGCTTCTCTCCGGCAACCATGGACAGAAGGCGCTGACAGCTGCCCGACAGGTGGTCAGCCAGACCGATAAAGGTCATGCCGCCCTCCCAGGCGCTGAAGGTGCCCTGGTCCTCCGGCAACTGGGCGTACAGGTCCATCAGCGCGCCGCGGTGCATCAGGAAGTTGCGGGCGTAGGTCTCGGCAGGATTGACAGGCATGCCCTCAGGATAGTGGCCGGGATTGTTGCCCGGCCCTCAGGCAGGCGGTCCAGGCCGCCGGCGCAACTCGTCGCGGATTTCCGCGAGGAGCTTTTCCTGGTTGCTGGGCTCTGCCGCCGCTGGTTTGTCCTCCTGCTTGAAGCGTTCCATCAGGCGGTTGACAGGCGTGATGACAAAAAAGTAGATCACGGCCCCGGTGATCAGGAAATTCACCAGCGCTGTCAGAAAGAGTCCATATTTGAAGACGCTTCCATTGATTTCAAAAGTGAGCCTGTCAAAATTCGGGATTCCGCCGAAAATCCCGATGATCGGCATGATCACGCCGTCGGTAAAGGACTTGACCACGCCGTTGAACGCCGCGCCGATAATCACGCCCACGGCCAGATCGATCAGGTTGCCGCGCATCAGGAACTTCTGAAAACCACTCAGCATGTTCCGGAGTGTTCCACAGAACAGCAGATGTCACCGAATGGTCCGGAGCCGAAAGAACCGGAATGCGGCCTGGGCTCAGGCCTGTCCGCGCTGCTCCTTGACAGCGTGAGCACTCATGCCCCACTGGTGCCCGCTGGTGTCTACCCCTTGCAGGATCACGCGGCCCAGTTCGCCCAGGGTGGCTCCGCCGGCGCGCACGTCCATACGGAACTCATTGCGCAGCTCGGTCAGGCTGGTGTCGTCAAGCATCAGCTCGGTGCCGTAGCGCAGGGTGGTCGGCGGCACGATCAGCAGGTCCGCCTCTCCGGGTTTGACCGCGTGGCGGAAGCAGCGGCCCGTCAGCAGTCCGGCCACGGTCGTGACCTTGCCGAAGGTCTTGTTCTCCACGGCGCGGACCTCCAGCGTCAGGCCCTCGATGGCGCGCAGGGGCTCCACGGCGCGGTCCAGCGACTCGGCAAACAGCAGCCCCGTGGTCAGGATCACCTTACGCGGCTGGGGCAGCGAAGCAGGCAGTTCCGGCAGGCCCTCGGTCAGGAAGTCGCGGATCATGCCCACGCCGTTTTCCAGCATGGGAAAGCCCTCGTACTCCTCCTCGGTGGGCAGACTTTCCCCAGCCAGCAGGTACAGCTCGTCACTCGGGAACACGAAGCGGGTGCCACGTTCGGCCAGGAATTTCCTGCGCCATACGTTGAGGCGTTTCAGGCTGTCCTGCGCTTCCTCACGGGTAAAGGTACGCACGTCCGGCAGGTTGGTGCGGTGCCCGGTCAGGCCGATCGGCACCACCGCTGCCGAGATGACGTTGGGCCGGCTCGACAGGTACTCGACCGTGTCATCCAGATGCTCGCGGTCGTTGCGCCCCGGAACCAGCACGATCTGGGTGTACAGATCAATGCTTTCCAGGCGCTCGATCATGCCGCGGATCTGTACGGCCTGCGGGTCTTTGACCTTCAGCTTCCACCACTTCATCATGTCCTGACGCAGGTCCTGGTTGGCCGTGTGGACCGAAACGTACAGCGGCGAGAGGTTCTCGTCCAGAATCCGGTTGATGTCGCCCTCGGTCAGGTTGGTCAGGGTGACAAACGAGCCGTACAGGAAGGACAAGCGGTAGTCGTCGTCCATGATGTACAGGCTCTTGCGAAAGCCGCGCGGCATCTGGTGCACGTAGCAGAAATCGCACTTGTTGGCGCACTTCTTGATGCCGTCAAACAGCACTTCCTCGAACTCCAGGCCGGGGTCTTCCCACTCCACCGTGAAGGTGAAGGTGTCGTCCAGACTGGGCGGCGCACTGAGCAGCAGGCGGTGATGGTCCTGCGCGGTGCCGGGAACGCCGGTCATGATCCGGGGAGCCTCGTGGGGCCGGGCGATCTCCAGGGTGGCCTGCCCCTGGGTGAGCAGGTGACGGTAGGCCAGCACGTCCGTCACAGCCTGACCGTTGACGCGCAGCAGCACGTCCCCCGGGCGAACGCCGGCCCGTTCTGCCGGGCTGCCGGCTTCCACAGCCTTGATAGGCGCAGGATAGATCTGGTCGTGTAGAGCTTCGGCTGCCGTCATGTCATCTCACCCCTTTTCGGGACTAAGCACGGCCCCGAACAAACGTAACACTCTACCGGGCGGCGCGAGGTCAGGATGTGACGTGACTCCCGGTTGCGGCACACAGACAACCGCGAAGGGCCACGGCATCTGCTCGTGGCCCTTCGCAGATGTAATGTCAGGACTGCGGAATCTGGCGCAGCAGGTTAACGGTCTCGATCATCGCCAGGGTCGCCTCGGCGCCTTTGTTGCCGGCCTTGATCCCCGCGCGGTTCAGGGCCTGCTCGACCGTGTCGGTGGTCAGCACGCCAAAGGCGACCGGCACCCCGGTGTGCAGTGAGGTATTCAGGATGCCGTTGGCTGCGCCGCCCGCCACGAAATCGTAGTGGTCAGTATCGCCCTTAATCACGGCCCCCAGGCAGACGATGGCGTCATAGCGGCCTGACTCGGCCAGTTTGCGGGCGATCAGCGGCACCTCGTAGGCGCCAGGGGACAGGTAGTGGTCCAGGTTCTCGCTGCGGCCACCATGCTGCACAAAGGCAAGCTCGGCGCCTTCGACCAGCCGGTCTACAATCAGGTGATTCCAGCGGGTGGAAATAATGGCGAATTTCAGGTCAGTGGCCAGCAGATGGGCTTCGATACGGTTCATGGGAAACTCCGGGGTGGGGAAGAGGCGCTTTCGGGGAATTCGGGCAGCTGCTCAGTCGCCGCTGCCGTCGGTGCCGATGTGCCCGAGGCGGGCCGCCTTGGTGTTGAGGTAGGCGTCGTTGTGGACATTGCGGCCTGCGTGCAGCGGCACGCGCTCGATGACTTCCAGCCCGAAGCCTCCCAGGGAGTGCAGTTTGCGCGGGTTGTTGGTCAACACACGCAGGCGCCGCGCGCCCAGCAGGTGCAGCATCTGCGCGCCAATCCCGAAATCACGGGCATCGGCGGGAAACCCCAGCTGCAGGTTGGCGTCTACGGTATCGGCTCCGCCGTCCTGCAGGTGGTAGGCGCGGATCTTGTTGAGCAGGCCAATGCCGCGGCCTTCCTGGCGCAGATAGACCAGCACGCCGCGGCCCTCTTCGGCAATGGCCTGCATCGCCGCGTCACGCTGCGGGCCGCAGTCGCAGCGCAGCGAGTGAAAGCCGTCCCCAGTCAGGCACTCGCTATGCACCCGCACCAGCAGGGGCTCGGGCGTGACCTCGCCCATCACCAGGGCGACGTGCTCAGCGCCGCTCAGGGAGTCCTCGAAACCGACGATGCGGAACTGGCCATACTCGGTAGGCAGATCCGCCTCGGCCACCAGCCGCATAAAGGGATCGTGCTCCATGCGGTAGGCGATCAGCGCCTCGATGCTGCCCACCTTCAGGTTGTGTTTCTCGGCAAATTCCAGCAGTTCCGGCAGGCGGCTCATCTCTCCGGAGTCGCTCATGATCTCGCAGATCACCCCGGCCGGGGCGTAACCCGCCAGCCGCGCCAGGTCACAGCCGGCCTCGGTGTGCCCGGCCCGGCGCAGCACCCCACCCGGACGTGCCACCAGCGGAAAGATGTGCCCGGGGCGGCGGAACTCCTCAGGGCGGGCCTCCGGGTTGACCAGCGCGGCAATGGTCGCGGCGCGGTCGTAGGCACTGATGCCGGTGGAGTTGCTCACGTGATCCACGCTGACCGTGAAGGCCGTGCCGTTGGGGTCACTGCCCTGGCCGAAGCTGCCAGCACCGACCATGGGTGCCAGATTCAGCGCCGCGGCCCGCTCGGGCGGCAGGGTCACGCAGATCAGCCCGCGACCCTCGCGCGCCATGAAGTTGACCCATTCGGGTGTGGCCGCTTCGGCGGGCATCAGCAGGTCCCCCTCGTTCTCGCGGCTCTCGTCGTCCACCACAACCACGGGGCGGCCGGCGCGCAGCTCGGCCAGCAGTTCAGGAATGGAAGCCAGGGTCATGCGCCCACCTCCGCCGTTCCCTGCGCGTCCGGAGTCCAGTCGCGCATGCGCAGCAGCCGCTCCAGATACTTGGCCATCTGATCAGCCTCCAGGTTCACCTTCGTGCCCACCTTCCAGGTGTGTAGAGAAGTCACTTCCAGCGTGTGCGGCACCAGCCACAGGGTGAACTCGTCAGCGCGCAGGTCGGCGCGGCTGCCAGCTGGACCACCCACATCCACCACCGTCAGACTCACGCCGTCCACCGTCACGCTGCCCTTGGGCACCAGGAAACGCGCCAGGTCTGCCGGGGCCCGCACCGTCATGGTGTAGGCGCCGGGCTGGGCGTCTATCTGCAGAATCTCTCCCACGCCGTCCACGTGGCCGCTGACCACGTGACCGCCAAAGCGCGCTCCGGCGGTCATGGCGCGCTCCAGGTTCACCACGTCACCCGGCTGCCAGTGCGGCGCCGTTTTGGCGAGGGTTTCGTGACTCAGGTCCACCGTGAAGCCGGTCTCGTCCCACTGGGTGACGGTCAGGCAGGTGCCGTTCACGGCGATGCTCTCACCCAGCGCCACGTCGTTCCACATCTGCGCGGGGGCCACGGTGACGGTCAGATTGCCTTCCTGTTCGGTGGCGCGCGTCACGCGGCCCACCTGCTCGATAATTCCGGTAAACATCAGTTGGCTCCTTGCACGTTCAATCGGGGAATGTCGTTCAGCAGGCCGCGGATCAGCAGATCCGGGCCCAGGGATTCGAAGGTCACGTCACGCAGGACCTGCGCCTCATGCATAGGGCGCACCGGCGCGGTCAGCGGATTCAGGCCAGCGCCCAGCAGCTTGGGAGCCACAAAGGCGCGTACCTCGTCCACCAGCCCGGCGTCCAGCAGACTGCCGGCCAGGGTCGGGCCGCCCTCGACGAACAGCGTCGAGAAATTCAGCCGGCCCAGTTCGGCCAGGGCCTCGCTGGGCTGCGTGGCATAGATCACCTGGGCGCCGGCCGCCTCATGCCTGCTCATGTCCATCCCAGGCGCCGTGACGACCACAGCGCCAGGACGGATCACTCGCGCGCTGGCTGACGTGCGGCCCTGACCGTCAAAAACCACCGGGCGCGGGTCACGGCCACCCTCCACGCCACGGGTGGTCAGCAGCGGATCGTCGGTGATGACCGTTCCGCTGCCCACGGCGATCCCGTCCACCTCGTTACGCCACGCCATCACCCGCGCGCGCGAGGCCAGTCCAGTGACCAGACCGTTGGCTTCGCCCCGGCCGCTGGCGTCCAGAGCCGCCACCTTGCCGTCCAGGGTCATGGCGTATTTGTAGATCACCCAGGGACGCGCGCGCATCACCAGGCTGCGGAAGCCGGCCTGCTGGCGCAGCGCCTCTTCCTCGGCGACGCCCACGATCACTTCAATTCCAGCCTCGCGCAGGCGCGAAGCCCCTTGACCCCCTACGCGGGGATTCGGGTCCAGGGCGGCAATGACAACCTGAGACACACCGGCGGCGACCAGCGCGTCTGCACAGGGCGGCGTCCGGCCAAAATGGCTGCACGGTTCCAGGGTCACATAGGCGGTGGCGCCGCGTGCATATTCGCCTGCTTCCCGCAGCGCAAAGACCTCTGCGTGCGGCTCGCCGGCTCTGGGATGAAAGCCCCGGCCCACCACCTGGCCGTCGCGCACGATCACACACCCCACCGGCGGGTTGGGTGAGGTGCGGCCCATACCCCGCGCGGCCTCGTTCAGGGCCAATCTCATGTATTCCGTGTCAGGCGGATGCTCTGTATACATACATCAACGTCGTCCGCCGGGGTGGCAGACAGAACGTTTCCTCCTTCTCTCATCCGGACTGAGCTGATCAGCAAACGTTTGGGTGGCCAGAGGCTCAGGGACGGCCCTTCGCCTGTCTTGCCGTATTCCACGCGTCTCTGGTCGCAACGTCACCGTCGGCCCCGGATTCTCACCGGATCGGGCCCCCGCGTGGTGCGATTTGCGCGGGCTTCGCGGGCTGAGGTCATTCTGGACTGGCATCTGGCGCAGGTTCCGGAATCACCATCACCGCCGGTGGGGAATCTCACCCCGCCCCGAAGGAAGCTGGCCCCCCGCGACGCGGCGGGCCGCAAGCAGATTAGTGCATCCGAAGGGGACAAAAGGGGGAGTTGTTCAGGATCCGGGAACAGCGTGTCCTTTTTAAGCTGATTTCAGGCTCCCCTCACTGCCTGTCACTGGTTCAGGACAGCGGCCTGGACCACTCCTGAATTATTTTTTCAGCAGGCAACGCTGATAATCACCAGCACGCCGGCCTTTGCCGTCTGCAAACAACAGCATGATGATCGGGCCGTTGCGGAGCGTATTGACGTACTCTCCCGTCACCGGGCGGGTGCTGAGCTCTCCGCCTTTCCAGGTGATGGTCCTCTGGGCTGGGTTGTAGGTGTACGTTCCGGAGCGATTGTTGCCGGTCAGGTAGGTGTAGCGCCCGCCGCTGGCAATCACGAAAGAGCCCATGTACGCATTCTCATACATCGGGTGGTAGCACACGTAGGTTCCGGCAGGCGGACCGGAGGCTGTATTCCCTGGATTGAACCGGGTAAGGCGGTCGGCCGTGACCCAGGTATCCTCGGCGGTGCTGTCCTCGGAGTGCACAAGGTATCTGCCGTCCTTCACCGCACGTATGGTGGCCTCATTCTCATAGTCGAGCTGACTGAACTTTGCCATGACCCGGTCCCCGACCTTGAACGGTGCGGCGGCGGCCGGCTGCTGAGCACGGGGTGCGGCCGCTGTGGGTGTCACTGCGGGGGCACTCTTCAGACTGCACCAGCCGAGCACGACGCTCTGTGCATCGGTGTAAATCAGGGCAACAAAGCGGTTGGTCTTCTCCGTCATCAGAAAGGACAGCGTGTAACTTTCCTCATCTTCCTCTTCGTTCAGCTGCTTGACGGTAATGCCACGTGTTTTGAACTGTGCAGCCAGACCATCACTAATCGTTTCGGCCAGAGAGGCATCTTCCCAGACCAGATACTCGCTGGCCTGACACGCACTGCCCTGCTGCCCGGCAAGACTGTTCAAAAACTGACCGAGTTCGCGTGTGGCGGCAGGGTCCGTTACCCGGATCGCCCCTTTGGTCAGGGAAACCTTTGTCAGATTCGAGACGTTGGCAGGCCCCTGCTGGGCGGCCGCGCCTGAAATCAGGGCCAGGCAGATGGTGATCAGCGGATATTTCATCGGGTCTTCTCCTGTCGCTGTCGGCGGTGTGGTGAGGTGCCTGTACTTTAGGCTACGGAGCATGCCGCTGTACTGACATCAGCTGGCTTCAGGGAGTGCCCGCATCGGCACGGCTGATAGGGGGGCTGCGGGCCCTCAGGCAGTCCGTTCGAACCACCGGCCTTTCGCGTTTCTGCCGAACCCGCCACAGACAAGCACTGTTCAAGAAATTGCTGTCTGGTACACGCGCCGCCAGCGTGGCTGCTGCCTTCAGACAGGTTGAACGGTCTACGACGCGGCCTGACCCAGCAGCGCCGCCAGCCCCCGGGACGCCACGTCGCGCACGCTGAACGACAGAAGGGGCGTGAGTTCGGTCTCTTCCGGGTTGATCTCGATGACCACGCCGCCCTGCCGCAGGGTCTCGAG is a window of Deinococcus deserti VCD115 DNA encoding:
- a CDS encoding HRDC domain-containing protein; its protein translation is MTDSRSSRPDARLVLLHAERGDPHARLAGALAALEGADWGLLLSGEDALARQLASLVGGGTLRVDSRVRVNREALAGAGLAVAGLDAEWRGARAVWLLEPDAETLERARRAGVRVVVDATLAPGSSWFAAGADLVVYRDSVTLSGHADAPLAVLFGTGRAPEAAGAPPSDLSVALVLRDVATLPLRLARAARTTVQLAERLGGAAQGAGPTALLLAPDAASDTPQALGGVLAAARSVPGGVLLTPGLQEADVALAMLHGAADLRQPERREPARPEASRVEGRRPEEGRRDEQQQGEPRRDEGRRDEGRREDRRDHRFDGRRDAGRDGGRRDAFRRGGDRPGRFSRGDQPNQAGPDRPAEPERFTFEAPQAAADTAPLQSAAPVPATEETWEPEIVFSNQPPHPQVTLPTPVSSGPDAPNLPVLPDVLNLPEPLADADETPNGQDDTAVQEPQASLSDADDRAGSGAADPAAPAEDTAVEADSTEADVIEPAPPAIVLAPDLPKGKEDPSADLTDEQAAVYARLREWRNAEAKRQEISRFIIASNATLAEIARRIPYTEADLRAVKGMGPERVRKYGEKILEVVRG
- a CDS encoding vWA domain-containing protein, which gives rise to MARITRYSKFEGELDQLESSELMQMIQEALLGQGMNDPYDPDPNARPSMDDLFDAILEALAERGMIPEDQLLEAMQSDDVRETQLGQQIQRLMDKLQQDGFIRKEFDDADGQGGAGQGGEATFQLTDKSIDFLGYKSLRDLMGGLGRSSAGAHDTREYASGVEMSGELKSYEFGDTMNLDTTATLGNVISKGFDQLEESDLVIRQAEYNSSAATVVMLDCSHSMILYGEDRFTPAKQVALALAHLIRTQYPGDTLKFVLFHDSAEEVPVSKLAQAQIGPYHTNTAGGLRLAQQLLKRENKDMKQIVMITDGKPSALTLPDGRIYKNAYGLDPYVLGATLREVANCRRSGIQVNTFMLARDPELVGFVRRVSEMTRGKAYFTTPQNIGQYVLMDFVTNKTKMVN
- a CDS encoding DinB family protein, with the protein product MPVNPAETYARNFLMHRGALMDLYAQLPEDQGTFSAWEGGMTFIGLADHLSGSCQRLLSMVAGEKPGAVASSATLQEARGRLETTGEQIARAIRAMGPEDLERRVVAFGGREMPAAALLDAMVSHEAHHKGQVWMMARMLGIKPPMYIKMG
- the mscL gene encoding large conductance mechanosensitive channel protein MscL translates to MLSGFQKFLMRGNLIDLAVGVIIGAAFNGVVKSFTDGVIMPIIGIFGGIPNFDRLTFEINGSVFKYGLFLTALVNFLITGAVIYFFVITPVNRLMERFKQEDKPAAAEPSNQEKLLAEIRDELRRRPGPPA
- a CDS encoding radical SAM protein, with the protein product MTAAEALHDQIYPAPIKAVEAGSPAERAGVRPGDVLLRVNGQAVTDVLAYRHLLTQGQATLEIARPHEAPRIMTGVPGTAQDHHRLLLSAPPSLDDTFTFTVEWEDPGLEFEEVLFDGIKKCANKCDFCYVHQMPRGFRKSLYIMDDDYRLSFLYGSFVTLTNLTEGDINRILDENLSPLYVSVHTANQDLRQDMMKWWKLKVKDPQAVQIRGMIERLESIDLYTQIVLVPGRNDREHLDDTVEYLSSRPNVISAAVVPIGLTGHRTNLPDVRTFTREEAQDSLKRLNVWRRKFLAERGTRFVFPSDELYLLAGESLPTEEEYEGFPMLENGVGMIRDFLTEGLPELPASLPQPRKVILTTGLLFAESLDRAVEPLRAIEGLTLEVRAVENKTFGKVTTVAGLLTGRCFRHAVKPGEADLLIVPPTTLRYGTELMLDDTSLTELRNEFRMDVRAGGATLGELGRVILQGVDTSGHQWGMSAHAVKEQRGQA
- the ribH gene encoding 6,7-dimethyl-8-ribityllumazine synthase, translated to MNRIEAHLLATDLKFAIISTRWNHLIVDRLVEGAELAFVQHGGRSENLDHYLSPGAYEVPLIARKLAESGRYDAIVCLGAVIKGDTDHYDFVAGGAANGILNTSLHTGVPVAFGVLTTDTVEQALNRAGIKAGNKGAEATLAMIETVNLLRQIPQS
- a CDS encoding bifunctional 3,4-dihydroxy-2-butanone-4-phosphate synthase/GTP cyclohydrolase II; protein product: MTLASIPELLAELRAGRPVVVVDDESRENEGDLLMPAEAATPEWVNFMAREGRGLICVTLPPERAAALNLAPMVGAGSFGQGSDPNGTAFTVSVDHVSNSTGISAYDRAATIAALVNPEARPEEFRRPGHIFPLVARPGGVLRRAGHTEAGCDLARLAGYAPAGVICEIMSDSGEMSRLPELLEFAEKHNLKVGSIEALIAYRMEHDPFMRLVAEADLPTEYGQFRIVGFEDSLSGAEHVALVMGEVTPEPLLVRVHSECLTGDGFHSLRCDCGPQRDAAMQAIAEEGRGVLVYLRQEGRGIGLLNKIRAYHLQDGGADTVDANLQLGFPADARDFGIGAQMLHLLGARRLRVLTNNPRKLHSLGGFGLEVIERVPLHAGRNVHNDAYLNTKAARLGHIGTDGSGD
- a CDS encoding riboflavin synthase encodes the protein MFTGIIEQVGRVTRATEQEGNLTVTVAPAQMWNDVALGESIAVNGTCLTVTQWDETGFTVDLSHETLAKTAPHWQPGDVVNLERAMTAGARFGGHVVSGHVDGVGEILQIDAQPGAYTMTVRAPADLARFLVPKGSVTVDGVSLTVVDVGGPAGSRADLRADEFTLWLVPHTLEVTSLHTWKVGTKVNLEADQMAKYLERLLRMRDWTPDAQGTAEVGA
- the ribD gene encoding bifunctional diaminohydroxyphosphoribosylaminopyrimidine deaminase/5-amino-6-(5-phosphoribosylamino)uracil reductase RibD produces the protein MYTEHPPDTEYMRLALNEAARGMGRTSPNPPVGCVIVRDGQVVGRGFHPRAGEPHAEVFALREAGEYARGATAYVTLEPCSHFGRTPPCADALVAAGVSQVVIAALDPNPRVGGQGASRLREAGIEVIVGVAEEEALRQQAGFRSLVMRARPWVIYKYAMTLDGKVAALDASGRGEANGLVTGLASRARVMAWRNEVDGIAVGSGTVITDDPLLTTRGVEGGRDPRPVVFDGQGRTSASARVIRPGAVVVTAPGMDMSRHEAAGAQVIYATQPSEALAELGRLNFSTLFVEGGPTLAGSLLDAGLVDEVRAFVAPKLLGAGLNPLTAPVRPMHEAQVLRDVTFESLGPDLLIRGLLNDIPRLNVQGAN